A genomic window from Leishmania braziliensis MHOM/BR/75/M2904 complete genome, chromosome 19 includes:
- a CDS encoding peptidylprolyl isomerase-like protein, with the protein MSDQLTDSAASTASDDSQPPMEVLYPLNEEVEVPGTDGGLYKTVLVEGAGSQPVKGAKVTVHYVGTLLDGTKFDSSRDRGDYFEFTLGRGQVIKGWDKGVATMRIGEKALLKCSPEYAYGAAGSPPSIPANATLLFEVELFHWTREVDISATKDKSLMMSVLKDGIDYENPDFESSVTMDLYIYVGDFDPANKEKHTPVKVMSDWNVVVGVTSLPPQLEAFLYKMRKQEAAACRVRSDLICDAVPEFAIPSSADRGHGDVTYVVEISELSRVKTYDFTGEAKIAEGEKRKNSGNDAFKAGKLDLAERFYRRAMEFIGEDYGFDDAVKPECHRVRISVMGNLAQVLLMRNKHTDSAEFSRKVLGLDANNTKALFRLAKAQDGLQEWEEAIKCVDSILTIEPGNADAVSLKAHLKQEQRAFDQKQKSMFKKMFS; encoded by the coding sequence ATGTCAGACCAATTGACGGACAGCGCTGCCAGCACCGCGAGTGACGACAGCCAGCCGCCGATGGAGGTACTGTATCCTCTTAatgaggaggtggaggtgccCGGGACGGATGGCGGTCTTTACAAGACAGTGCTGGTGGAGGGTGCTGGCTCGCAGCCTGTGAAGGGGGCCAAGGTAACGGTCCACTACGTCGGCACGTTGCTGGACGGCACCAAGTTTGACAGCAGCCGCGACAGGGGCGACTACTTTGAGTTTACCCTTGGCCGCGGCCAGGTCATCAAGGGCTGGGATAAGGGTGTGGCGACCATGCGGATTGGTGAGAAGGCGTTGTTGAAGTGCTCGCCAGAGTACGCttacggcgctgctggtagCCCCCCGTCCATTCCTGCCAACGCCACGCTTCTCTTTGAGGTTGAGCTGTTCCATTGGACGCGCGAGGTGGACATCTCCGCAACGAAGGACAAGTCCCTCATGATGAGTGTGTTGAAGGATGGCATCGACTATGAGAACCCGGACTTCGAGTCGTCCGTGACGATGGACCTTTACATCTACGTGGGCGATTTCGATCCGGCGAACAAGGAGAAGCACACACCGGTGAAGGTGATGTCTGACTGGAATGTTGTCGTCGGCGTCACATCGCTGCCTccgcagctggaggcgttCCTGTATAAGATGCGCAAacaggaggcggcggcgtgccgaGTGCGCAGTGACCTAATCTGCGACGCTGTGCCGGAGTTTGCCATCCCGTCCAGCGCCGATCGTGGCCACGGAGATGTCACGTACGTAGTCGAGATCAGCGAGCTGAGCCGTGTCAAGACATACGACTTCACTGGAGAAGCCAAGATTGCCGAGGGGGAGAAGCGCAAGAACAGCGGAAACGATGCATTCAAGGCTGGCAAGCTGGACCTGGCGGAGCGTTTCTACCGTCGCGCGATGGAGTTCATTGGAGAGGACTACGGATTCGATGACGCCGTTAAGCCGGAATGCCATCGTGTGCGCATCAGCGTGATGGGGAACctcgcgcaggtgctgctgatgcgcaaCAAGCACACGGATTCTGCTGAGTTCTCGAGGAAGGTGCTGGGCCTGGACGCCAACAACACCAAAGCACTCTTTCGTTTGGCGAAGGCGCAGGACGGCCTGCAGGAGTGGGAAGAGGCTATAAAGTGTGTGGATAGTATTCTCACTATCGAACCTGGCAACGCGGACGCGGTGAGCTTGAAGGCGCACCTTaagcaggagcagcgggCCTTTGACCAAAAGCAGAAGTCTATGTTCAAGAAGATGTTCTCCTAG
- a CDS encoding choline/Carnitine o-acyltransferase-like protein, with protein sequence MSEAFLSQQPHPVNQTRDAGSSVMQMRVSWTSNGLDVHVPPIRYIWRGMHRSIMDNIDKVSAMVYPIPFSCVVACAAGSCVWVWYVPQTSWVHTNPASTWLRYFDSIVSPLSRHLPPTLQAPVLCAKAWAVTLAAATVLHRFALRRLLQYKGWMLERNPQMPSWRTRLWSLVVRAFFTRPSIPKTRVYGRCLPSIPLPSLQQTVNGYLSGMRAIYHQSDSDVNEWLELRRSAESFLLNEGPSLQMHLRLQHVMGHNYMSELWTRNVFLAARDSLCLHSNFYTVPFATHLPTTLPEARAAVLIYLLTQLKGRIECRTLCPNFTGPRHCVPLSMDQYSMAFNTTRIPGREVDILEHHGERENGYLVILHRGRIYQMPVMDPQTGRQLTPHQLEVVLHQLLVEVEEEVSTGRDESEEDDAEDTLETLGKKRTYRLVEALLPALTTAPRAQWADVRNSYLLHDSNNNSPLRVIEKAIFVVSFDERCGTTGTSKASLAVEDVKRLSMDCIHYLCGTGSNLWCDKSFNLVVRSDGQVGLHVEHSWSDMSTFLGFFEHVSAQEEAAELWYDTKTGHAKKLPEDKRRAKPFRAPDVDSPLCPKRLRFTIHKRLAAAIRQAHTEFLFNLSSQVDLHVVRYSRYGREIPKSLGCSPDAWVQMAIQLAHYIDQGGHISLVYESVPQNMFAKGRTEAVRSVTDVSATFVKAMAATGGEDDTMSAEVKRALLVDACANHQRSVQEAVAGGGVDRHLFALFMASASQGTPSDFLTAALRKTKWKVSSAQAQQRNLLDRLHPADGGNWYHETPGFGFGPVSLDGYGVSYCFCANEVLYVTITCYKNCDTTSSRALGNHITRALNMLGDLSASPRDASAPR encoded by the coding sequence ATGTCAGAGGCGTTCTTGAgtcagcagccgcacccggTGAATCAGACGAGGGACGCGGGATCGTCTGTGATGCAGATGCGCGTTTCGTGGACGAGCAACGGCCTGGATGTTCACGTCCCACCCATACGGTATATTTGGCGTGGGATGCACCGCTCCATCATGGACAACATCGACAAAGTCTCGGCCATGGTGTACCCCATCCCCTTCTCGTGTGTTGtcgcctgcgctgccgggtcgtgcgtgtgggtgtggtaTGTACCCCAGACCTCCTGGGTGCACACCAACCCAGCCAGCACGTGGCTGCGCTACTTTGACTCCATCGTGTCACCGCTCTCGCGGCACCTTCCTCCGACCTTGCAGGCACCCGTACTCTGTGCAAAGGCGTGGGCTGTCACGCTCGCCGCTGCGAcagtgctgcaccgctttgCTTTACGCAGGCTGCTACAGTACAAGGGATGGATGCTGGAGAGAAACCCCCAAATGCCGTCGTGGCGCACGCGCCTGTGGTCGCTGGTCGTGCGCGCCTTCTTTACTCGCCCATCCATTCCGAAGACACGGGTGTACGGGCGCTGCCTTCCCAGTATACCGCTGCCCTCGCTGCAACAGACGGTGAACGGGTACCTGTCTGGCATGCGGGCCATTTACCATCAAAGCGACAGCGACGTCAACGAGTGGTTGGAGCTGCGTCGATCCGCTGAGTCTTTCTTGCTCAACGAAGGCCCATCACTGCAGATGCACCTGCGACTGCAGCATGTGATGGGCCACAACTACATGTCTGAGTTGTGGACCCGCAACGTCTTCCTCGCCGCGCGTGACTCGCTGTGCTTGCACTCGAACTTCTACACCGTTCCTTTCGCGACGCACCTGCCCACCACTCTCCCCGaggcgcgcgctgctgtgcttaTTTACCTGCTGACGCAGCTCAAGGGCCGCATTGAGTGCCGTACGTTGTGCCCCAACTTCACTGGCCCCCGCCACTGCGTGCCTCTGTCCATGGACCAGTACTCGATGGCATTCAACACAACTCGCATTCCTGGGCGCGAAGTAGACATCCTCGAGCACCACGGGGAGCGGGAGAACGGCTACCTCGTCATTCTGCACCGCGGCCGCATTTATCAAATGCCGGTCATGGACCCGCAGACAGGTCGCCAGCTCACTCCGCATcagctggaggtggtgctgcaccagctgctcgtggaggtggaggaggaggtgagcaCCGGCCGCGACGAGtccgaggaggacgacgcgGAGGACACGCTGGAGACGCTCGGGAAGAAGCGCACGTACCGTTtagtggaggcgctgctgcctgccCTGACTACTGCACCCCGCGCACAGTGGGCCGACGTGCGCAACAGCTACCTACTTCACGActccaacaacaacagcccTTTGCGCGTAATCGAGAAGGCAATATTCGTGGTCAGCTTCGATGAGCGATGCGGGACAACAGGCACATCGAAGGCGAGCTTAGCCGTGGAGGACGTCAAGCGACTATCCATGGACTGTATCCACTATCTCTGCGGCACCGGCTCCAACCTGTGGTGCGACAAGAGCTTCAATCTCGTCGTTCGCTCTGACGGGCAAGTTGGCCTGCACGTTGAGCACTCGTGGAGCGACATGTCCACGTTTCTCGGGTTCTTTGAACACGTGTctgcgcaggaggaggctgccgagCTCTGGTACGACACGAAGACCGGGCACGCCAAGAAGCTGCCTGAGGACAAGCGCCGTGCCAAGCCGTTCCGCGCTCCCGACGTCGACAGCCCGTTGTGCCCGAAAAGGCTGCGCTTCACCATCCACAAAAGGCTGGCGGCTGCTATTCGCCAGGCGCACACCGAGTTTCTCTTCAACCTCAGCTCACAGGTAGACCTTCACGTCGTGCGGTACAGCAGGTACGGCCGTGAAATACCCAAGAGCCTGGGCTGCAGCCCTGACGCGTGGGTCCAAATGGCCATTCAGCTCGCCCACTACATTGATCAGGGAGGGCACATCAGCCTCGTGTACGAGTCTGTTCCGCAGAACATGTTTGCGAAGGGTAGgacggaggcggtgcgcagcGTCACTGATGTGAGTGCCACCTTTGTGAAGGCGATGGCCGCCACTGGAGGCGAGGATGACACCATGTCTGCAGAGGTGAAACGGGCACTGTTGGTCGACGCCTGCGCCAATCACCAGCGCTCCGTGCAGGAGGCTGTGGCAGGAGGCGGCGTGGACAGACACCTCTTCGCGCTGTTCATGGCGAGCGCTAGCCAGGGAACGCCTTCCGACTTCCTCACCGCTGCCCTTCGCAAGACCAAGTGGAAAGTGAGcagcgcgcaggcgcagcaacgCAACTTGCTCGATCGCCTCCACCCTGCAGATGGCGGCAACTGGTATCACGAGACGCCCGGGTTCGGCTTTGGCCCGGTCTCCCTCGACGGCTACGGCGTCTCCTACTGCTTCTGTGCCAACGAGGTGCTCTACGTCACCATCACGTGCTACAAGAACTGCGACACCACGTCCTCACGTGCCCTAGGCAATCACATAACGAGGGCCCTCAACATGCTGGGAGACCTCAGCGCGTCTCCTCGCGACGCCTCAGCGCCCCGATGA